In a genomic window of Pangasianodon hypophthalmus isolate fPanHyp1 chromosome 1, fPanHyp1.pri, whole genome shotgun sequence:
- the adnp2a gene encoding activity-dependent neuroprotective protein 2a, producing the protein MYQVPVNDLAKLRRSRKRVKSILCDIALQNCQDLIEEYRPFDAGEASFNNTEWSDFTDGHVGKRRKKWKYRTEALCCSLCWFSTRSFYTFRSHVLRCHREELDLASLLACPSCPFVSRPETINQHLKYFHPMPPKATSTPTLSVIQPPKTLTLTTSSDLADDRYMCVNCGYSDSLLYVMKKHVLVNHYATLLNRYFGHRLESVQNSDGQNKSARVLNSKYYCKECKLPAETIEHLLYHILSSDKHKDLHWHIMPFISEKTVSAQNAGQANLLNLAPNLNQVKNLSMVPGSNFEQQGKQMKGHSVTKSNGTMLMAGPTNTTGLLCSAGGRQVFLSSQTPALLQQASSGIHQGLTALSSSSLVKSINMVMPNMQNASKQVPMAMAVPRLSQPQSAQQVLLPPAVQVNLPGKTGVRPPVLFTHRLQLNQSAPRQPIIASQSVRLIPTGNKVNGVPTYTLAPVQVNTIPGQSSASQVVSRTPIVVTQNGPQTSVITPSKAAVLPAKPAPSGLKEVPRKKNRPNKLAVFAPFLKKQNDDTVKCLRCKVLLTEQWIFQHLLHGLRCLFCPLMFYSFKQIMEHSNKEHNLKIKKNRDFIKGEYKLDCDDEGNIEFSTFSLNTDVPKDLLDNRELNLVLVTSAQEKIYIKMYPDSAKAVYPPTLKTIPTVCPFCQMKLQTLEDYEHHLKTVHHIVPTIHAILKSPAFKCIYCFGVYSEKSTPKTISIHVQRCRCAPKSVKEAEKRLNPDTVHVNGDMVNSIQQSFQPHIILNSEAKQTAKEKPKRESTAEKNINRSIRACKNDARAPVELVLDPSGMEMQSFEDRKEFLTKYFHSKPYPSKMEMLTLAARLWLNKTDVLHHFGIKRSRCMKTIQRRRTVVLLGFNMSEVNKVKHNLLIPEVEPTV; encoded by the exons ATGTATCAAGTACCAGTGAATGATTTGGCAAAACTCAGAAGATCACGAAAAAGAGTGAAGAGTATTCTGTGCGACATTGCGTTGCAGAATTGTCAGGACTTGATAGAG GAATACAGACCTTTTGATGCCGGTGAGGCAAGTTTCAACAACACAGAATGGAGTGATTTCACTGATGGTCATGTTggcaagaggagaaaaaag TGGAAATATCGGACGGAAGCACTGTGCTGCAGCCTGTGTTGGTTTTCCACGCGGTCCTTTTACACCTTCAGAAGTCACGTACTGCGGTGTCATAGGGAGGAACTAGACCTCGCATCACTTTTAGCCTGCCCCAGCTGCCCCTTTGTCAGCCGCCCAGAAACCATAAATCAGCACCTCAAGTATTTTCACCCCATGCCTCCAAAAGCAACATCGACACCCACCCTGTCAGTTATTCAGCCACCTAAGACTTTAACCCTCACAACCTCTTCTGACCTGGCTGATGATAGGTACATGTGTGTGAACTGTGGCTACAGTGACTCTTTACTTTATGTGATGAAGAAACATGTTTTGGTGAACCACTATGCTACATTGTTGAACCGTTACTTTGGGCACAGGCTGGAAAGTGTCCAAAACTCAGATGGTCAAAACAAAAGTGCCAGAGTTCTGAATTCTAAGTATTACTGCAAGGAGTGTAAATTGCCAGCAGAGACCATAGAACATCTCCTCTATCACATTTTGAGTTCTGACAAGCATAAGGATCTCCACTGGCATATTATGCCATTTATCAGTGAAAAGACAGTCTCTGCTCAAAATGCTGGGCAGGCGAACTTGCTAAATCTTGCACCAAATTTGAATCAGGTTAAAAATTTAAGCATGGTCCCAGGATCCAACTTTGAGCAACAAGGCAAGCAAATGAAAGGACATTCAGTAACTAAATCTAATGGCACGATGCTCATGGCAGGGCCAACCAACACAACAGGTCTTCTGTGCTCTGCTGGAGGGAGGCAGGTCTTCCTCTCCTCCCAGACTCCAGCTTTACTACAACAGGCATCTAGTGGGATCCATCAAGGTTTGACTGCCTTGTCTTCCTcatcgcttgttaaatctataaatatgGTGATGCCAAATATGCAAAATGCTTCTAAACAGGTACCCATGGCCATGGCGGTGCCTAGGCTTTCACAACCTCAATCAGCCCAGCAGGTGCTTCTGCCACCAGCAGTTCAGGTCAACCTCCCAGGCAAAACTGGTGTACGTCCACCTGTGCTTTTTACTCACAGGTTACAGCTAAACCAATCAGCTCCCAGGCAGCCCATCATAGCCTCTCAGTCCGTCCGACTCATTCCTACAGGCAACAAAGTGAATGGCGTCCCAACGTACACTTTGGCTCCTGTTCAAGTTAACACGATACCTGGCCAGTCAAGCGCTAGTCAAGTAGTCAGTCGTACACCAATAGTTGTGACACAGAACGGGCCTCAGACCTCAGTAATCACGCCGTCAAAGGCTGCAGTACTGCCTGCCAAGCCAGCACCTTCAGGCCTGAAAGAGGTGCCACGTAAAAAAAATCGACCGAACAAATTGGCTGTTTTTGCGCCATTCCTGAAGAAACAGAACGACGATACTGTAAAATGCCTACGGTGCAAGGTTTTGTTGACCGAGCAGTGGATCTTTCAGCATTTGTTGCATGGTTTGAGGTGCCTGTTTTGCCCTCTAATGTTCTACTCCTTCAAGCAGATCATGGAGCACTCAAACAAAGAACATAacttgaaaataaagaaaaaccgaGACTTCATCAAAGGAGAATACAAACTTGACTGCGATGATGAAGGCAATATTGAATTTTCCACCTTCAGTTTGAATACAGATGTGCCCAAAGACTTGCTGGATAACCGAGAGCTCAACCTTGTGCTGGTCACTAGTGCTCAAGAGAAAATCTACATAAAGATGTACCCAGACTCTGCGAAAGCTGTATACCCACCCACACTGAAAACCATACCTACAGTATGTCCCTTCTGCCAGATGAAGCTGCAGACTTTGGAGGACTATGAGCACCATTTAAAAACAGTACACCACATTGTACCCACCATCCACGCCATATTGAAATCTCCTGCCTTCAAGTGTATCTACTGCTTTGGGGTGTATTCTGAAAAGTCGACCCCCAAAACCATTTCTATTCATGTACAGCGCTGTCGGTGTGCTCCCAAGAGTGTCAAGGAAGCAGAGAAGCGGCTGAATCCGGACACTGTACACGTCAATGGTGATATGGTAAACTCCATCCAGCAGAGTTTCCAGCCACACATCATATTGAATTCAGAAGCGAAACAAACTGCCAAAGAAAAGCCCAAGAGGGAGTCCACTGCTGAGAAAAACATCAACAGAAGCATCAGGGCCTGCAAGAATGATGCACGTGCCCCAGTCGAGCTTGTCCTGGACCCATCAGGAATGGAGATGCAATCTTTTGAGGACAGGAAAGAGTTCCTCACAAAGTACTTTCACAGTAAGCCCTACCCATCAAAAATGGAGATGCTAACTCTTGCTGCCCGTCTGTGGTTGAACAAGACGGATGTGCTTCATCACTTCGGTATAAAACGGAGCAGATGCATGAAAACAATCCAGAGGAGGAGAACTGTAGTACTACTGGGCTTCAACATGAGTGAGGTGAATAAAGTGAAACATAACCTTCTTATTCCAGAGGTGGAGCCTACTGTCTGA
- the pard6ga gene encoding par-6 family cell polarity regulator gamma a, translated as MIRSLGKSSAWRCHSVIEVKSKFGAEFRRFSLDRYEPGVFKDFWQFILNLHHLFPTEIYISYADVHGDLLPINNDNNFCKAVSTAQPLLRIFIQLQEEMDQVNVSTDCVTRRKKSTIAACADVSRRGHVQIGVPQNFRPVSSIIDVDILPECHRRVRLYHQGSNRPLGFYIRDGITFSVTPRGLEKVPGIFISRMVPGGLAESCGLLAINDQILEVNGIEVIDKTLDQVTDMMIANSRNLVITVKPANQSKNIRNPIISPNPELQLDSEGSISYPGLPMIMGAYVSTRNGSVSDDDSDMVVEKTVKLSPQCSSATVASPSSQTSIHNRHRNGHPYSQELCRSQPCLNYIAHPGSSISLQREMSSQQHYKSNPAFRQSTSSTFDILSTLSPDLRQRLMIPQGAMEEDGTVITL; from the exons ATGATCCGAAGTTTGGGCAAATCGTCGGCTTGGCGCTGCCACTCAGTTATTGAAGTGAAAAGCAAA TTTGGTGCGGAGTTTAGGAGATTTTCTCTGGATCGCTATGAGCCTGGCGTGTTTAAGGACTTTTGGCAGTTTATCCTGAACCTACACCACCTGTTTCCCACAGAAATCTACATCAGCTATGCAGATGTACATGGAGACTTACTGCccataaataatgataataatttctgtaaagcagtgTCTACTGCACAGCCACTACTGCGCATCTTCATCCAGCTGCAAG AGGAAATGGACCAGGTTAACGTTAGTACCGACTGTGTGACCAGGAGAAAGAAATCCACCATAGCAGCATGTGCTGATGTCAGTCGCAGAGGACATGTTCAGATTGGAGTGCCCCAGAACTTCCGTCCAGTCTCCTCCATAATTGATGTTGACATCTTGCCTGAATGCCACAGAAGGGTTCGTCTGTACCACCAGGGCTCAAACAGGCCTCTGGGTTTCTACATCCGTGATGGAATCACATTCAGTGTAACTCCTCGTGGACTTGAGAAAGTTCCAGGAATCTTCATCTCACGAATGGTTCCTGGTGGATTGGCTGAGAGCTGTGGTCTTTTGGCCATTAATGACCAGATCCTGGAGGTCAATGGTATCGAGGTGATAGACAAGACCCTGGATCAGGTTACAGACATGATGATTGCTAACAGCCGCAACCTAGTCATCACTGTGAAACCAGCAAACCAGAGCAAAAACATAAGAAATCCCATAATCTCCCCTAACCCAGAACTCCAGCTTGATAGCGAGGGCTCTATAAGCTACCCAGGACTTCCTATGATTATGGGAGCCTATGTTTCGACACGTAACGGCTCTGTGAGTGATGATGATTCAGACATGGTTGTGGAGAAAACTGTGAAACTCTCACCCCAGTGTTCCAGTGCTACAGTAGCCTCTCCATCTTCTCAAACTAGCATTCACAATCGCCACAGAAATGGCCATCCCTACTCTCAAGAACTGTGCCGCTCACAGCCCTGCCTCAATTACATAGCTCATCCTGGGTCCAGCATTTCATTGCAGAGAGAAATGAGCTCACAGCAGCATTACAAGAGCAACCCAGCATTTAGACAGAGCACATCTAGCACCTTTGACATCTTGAGCACATTGAGCCCAGATCTGCGGCAGCGCCTCATGATACCTCAAGGGGCCATGGAGGAGGATGGAACTGTTATTACTCTATGA